In Zingiber officinale cultivar Zhangliang chromosome 8B, Zo_v1.1, whole genome shotgun sequence, a single genomic region encodes these proteins:
- the LOC122013874 gene encoding zinc finger MYM-type protein 1-like — protein MEHQSATKKGKTLISSFFKKRDRETSESTSIPATMENQSSEGLLIPSVQISSISSPSKDHQSSSACIERDPGKRKPICEYHVNIRDEIRRSYLKMGPYQPDMLEYPATKFGNQNRRFQKKWFQKFHWLEYSPSTNKAYCFYCFLFMNDINSSNISALVSEGFDNWKRVNQGKTCAFLAHIGSAASSPHTMSERRAENLMRPSQHIDNVMYVQAKEEKEKNRLRLKTSIVTIRWLALQGCAFRGNDESLSSSNRGDFLELVKAFAKMSTEINEVVLENAPKNAQYIAPEIQKDILYIMANRVRQMVREEVGDKFFYILVDEARDISKREQMAIILRFVNNHGILTERFFAIKSVSDTTSLNLKKEISNVLVHHDLQVKKLRGQGYDGASNMRGAWNGLQALFLRDCPYAYYVHCFAHRLQLTLVSAAKDVSVIWEFFSHLDNIVNIVTSSTKRITELHTAQRNEIEHMLAIGERDSGSGANQIGNLQRAGATRWSSHYDLVKSLIGMYAATCKVFEVLRDYSPNGRAKAEVRGIYRNMASFEFVFILHLMHKIMRTTDTLCQILQRKSQDILTAITFVSTTKTIIQELRECGWEEFLHEVKVFCSRNDIDVPDLDCLSLDPKNSFDSINSDDICKLAKKFYPEDFTNQDIVALEYELVHYKLDVMQNLKASTLVELCQQLTESGRSKVYIMLTRLIHLVLTLPVSTATTERAFSAMKHVKTALRNKMEDDFLEDYRIMNRALLSGMCRLSDEYINAKGVAAMESYGLLLVEHSNEPTGKAGGSRTTANRIMNCALLSGKCRISDVDINSKGVAKLQSHDMLPVEHSDEPTGEARESQVAASKASGSKAAVSEIVAHTGELLPEHPSMVLVAVPFESATLGEPLIQSPQAALS, from the exons ATGGAACATCAATCTGCTACAAAGAAAGGAAAGACATTAATATCATCTTTCTTTAAAAAGAGAGATCGTGAAACTAGTGAAAGTACTTCAATTCCTGCTACAATGGAAAATCAATCTAGTGAAGGTCTTCTCATTCCTAGTGTCCAAATTTCTTCAATTTCTTCTCCTAGCAAAGACCATCAATCATCATCTGCTTGTATTGAACGAGATCCGGGAAAAAGAAAACCAATATGTGAATATCATGTTAATATACGAGATGAGATAAGACGTTCATATCTAAAGATGGGGCCTTATCAACCAGATATGTTGGAGTATCCGGCTACAAAATTTGGAAATCAAAATCGTCGGTTTCAGAAAAAATGGTTTCAGAAATTTCATTGGTTAGAGTATTCGCCTTCAACAAATAAGGCATATTGtttttattgttttctttttaTGAATGATATTAATTCATCTAATATCTCGGCACTAGTCAGTGAAGGATTTGACAATTGGAAAAGGGTAAACCAAGGAAAAACATGTGCATTTCTCGCCCATATTGGTTCTGCAGCTTCTTCGCCTCATACTATGTCTGAGAGAAGGGCAGAAAATTTGATGAGACCCTCTCAACATATTGATAATGTGATGTATGTTCAAgctaaagaagaaaaggagaaaaatcGTTTACGTTTGAAGACCTCAATTGTCACTATTCGATGGCTAGCACTTCAAGGTTGTGCCTTTAGAGGTAATGATGAATCTCTATCTTCATCTAATCGTGGGGATTTCCTTGAATTGGTGAAGGCTTTTGCAAAAATGAGTACGGAAATTAATGAAGTTGTACTTGAGAATGCTCCAAAAAATGCCCAATATATTGCTCCAGAAATTCAGAAAGATATTTTATATATTATGGCCAATAGAGTACGACAGATGGTTCGTGAAGAAGTTGGAGATAAATTCTTCTATATTCTTGTTGATGAAGCACGAGATATATCTAAACGGGAGCAAATGGCCATTATCTTGAGGTTTGTGAACAATCATGGGATTTTGACAGAAAGATTTTTTGCTATCAAAAGTGTTAGTGATACTACCTCATTGAATTTGaaaaaagaaatatcaaatgttCTTGTTCATCATGATCTACAAGTTAAGAAACTCAGAggccaaggatatgatggtgctagCAATATGCGTGGCGCGTGGAATGGACTCCAGGCATTATTTCTCAGAGATTGTCCTTATGCATACtatgttcattgttttgctcatcgACTACAATTAACATTGGTCTCTGCCGCTAAGGATGTCAGTGTTATTTGGGAATTCTTTTCTCATTTGGATAATATTGTCAATATTGTTACTTCTTCTACTAAGCGCATTACTGAGTTACATACTGCACAAAGAAATGAAATTGAACATATGTTGGCAATCGGAGAACGTGATTCTGGAAGTGGGGCCAATCAGATTGGTAATTTGCAGCGGGCAGGAGCTACTCGTTGGAGTTCTCACTATGACTTAGTAAAAAGCTTGATAGGTATGTACGCTGCAACTTGCAAAGTTTTTGAAGTTCTTAGAGACTATTCTCCAAATGGAAGAGCTAAGGCTGAAGTTCGGGGAATTTACAGAAACATGGCAAGCTTTGAATTTGTGTTCATTTTGCACTTGATGCATAAAATTATGAGAACAACAGATACTCTTTGTCAAATTCTTCAAAGAAAATCTCAAGACATTTTGACTGCTATTACATTTGTCTCTACTACCAAAaccatcattcaagaacttagAGAATGCGGGTGGGAAGAATTTCTTCATGAAGTGAAAGTTTTTTGTTCgagaaatgatattgatgtgccTGACCTTGATTGCCTAT CTTTAGATCCAAAAAATTCATTTGATTCAATTAACAGTGATGATATTTGCAAACTTGCAAAGAAGTTTTATCCTGAAGATTTCACAAATCAAGACATCGTTGCTTTGGAATATGAATTGGTACATTATAAACTTGATGTGATGCAAAATTTGAAGGCTTCTACACTTGTTGAGTTGTGTCAACAATTGACTGAGAGTGGGCGGTCAAAGGTTTACATTATGTTAACTAGATTGATTCATCTCGTTTTGACATTACCTGTTTCTACTGCCACTACTGAGCGAGCCTTTTCAGCAATGAAGCATGTGAAGACGGCACTTCGCAATAAAATGGAGGATGATTTTCTTGAAGATT ATCGAATCATGAATCGAGCGTTGCTAAGTGGCATGTGTAGGCTCTCCGATGAATACATCAATGCCAAAGGAGTGGCCGCGATGGAGAGTTATGGCCTATTATTGGTCGAGCACTCTAATGAGCCGACTGGCAAAGCAGGGGGAAGCCGGACGACAGCTA atcgAATCATGAACTGTGCGTTGTTGAGCGGCAAGTGTAGGATCTCCGACGTGGACATCAACTCCAAGGGAGTGGCCAAGCTACAGAGTCACGACATGTTGCCGGTTGAGCATTCCGACGAGCCGACCGGTGAGGCAAGAGAAAGCCAGGTAGCGGCTAGCAAAGCAAGTGGCAGCAAGGCGGCGGTTAGCGAGATAGTCGCTCATACTGGCGAGCTACTGCCCGAGCACCCATCTATGGTGCTAGTCGCAGTCCCATTTGAGTCGGCTACTTTGGGCGAGCCACTGATCCAAAGCCCGCAAGCAGCACTGAGCTGA